The genomic segment TCGTCTCCTGATAGTCCATCTGATTCCCTCCTTGGGCGTTCGTAGCCGCGCCAGAGCATCCGGACGGAATCAAGAAAAGAACACTGGCCGCTAACAAGATCAGCCGTGTTTTCATATGAGGTCCTTCCTTTCCAATTCAAATTCCTTATGATTAATATGAGAGGCACGAGCCGCAATTATTCCGCAGTGGGAAAGGGGATCGGTGGTAATTTCGTCCGGCGGTTGGTACAATCATATCGGAATGAATTCGAAGCGTTTGGAGGACCGGATGTGAAGATCAGGAATTGGCTTTTCTTGTTTTTTTCTACGCTTTTGATCGGCGGCGTCATCGGTGCGGTTTTGGGCGTCGCATTCAACTGGTCGCTGTTCACCAGCGGCGGGGCTGTCAATTTTATCATAGGCGTTTTGGAAGTGTTTGGTTTCGGCTGCATGTTCAGCGTCATCAGCCAAATGGGGTTTTTCGCCTATTTGACCGTACACCGTTTCGGGATCGGCATGTTCCGTTCACCTTCATTATGGAACGGCATCCTCGCGGTGTTGACCGCATTTGTGTTGTTCGACTTGTTTTACTTTCGGTTCATCGCTTTTCGCGAACCGGGGGAGTCGCCGCTGCGTTTCATGCTGTTGCCGCTGT from the Bacillales bacterium genome contains:
- a CDS encoding KinB-signaling pathway activation protein: MKIRNWLFLFFSTLLIGGVIGAVLGVAFNWSLFTSGGAVNFIIGVLEVFGFGCMFSVISQMGFFAYLTVHRFGIGMFRSPSLWNGILAVLTAFVLFDLFYFRFIAFREPGESPLRFMLLPLFLFLYSWWVSVRKRKETNRTAFLPTLFFMVVVTVLEWYYPLKTNSDWMWIVGAVLLACNTWQVLVLHRLLGQPKQS